CCCAGCACCCTTGGCAATGAAACAGCCATTCAGCGCTTTTTAGCCGACTATTTCGCCCGTGAACTGCATTTGGAGGTGGATCAATTCATACCGGATCCCAAACAGTTGGCGACCCATCCCGGCTATTCACCGGTTGAATGGTCTTATGCCAACCGGCCTGTAGTTGTGGGGAAATGGCGGGCACAGGGGCCGAAAACCGGTAAAAGCCTGATATTGCAAGGTCATGTGGATGTGGTGAGCCCGGAACCGGTCTCACTGTGGGATTACGATCCCTGGGGCTCAACCATCGAGGGAGAGCGGATGTATGGACGGGGGATTATGGATATGAAGTCTGGGATTGCCGCCTTTATTTATGCGGTAAAAGCCATTCAACAGGCTGGAGTGGAATTAGGGGCCGACCTTCTCCTCAAAACAGTCATTGAAGAGGAGTGTACGGGAAATGGAACACTGGCTACTCTGGAGAAGGGTTATAAAGCTGAAGGGGCACTCATTCCCGAACCATTTGGCCCTCGAGCGTTGAAGGCACAAGTGGGCGTGATATGGGTCCGGGTCAAAGTGAAGGGATTGGGTGCCCATGTGGAAAGAGCCGATAGGGCTGTGAATGCCATCGAAAAGGCCTATGTATTAATTGAGGCACTTAAACAATACCGGGCGTATATCAACAATCTTCCCAAGCACCCCGACTTTCAGGATCATGAGCATCCTTTGAACGTAAATGTCGGAGTGATACGTTCTGGAGATTGGCCATCCAATGTACCTGCAGAATGTACATTTGAAGCTCGAATCGGTTTCTATCCGGGAATCGATCCCCAACAGGTGAAGGATGACGTCAAGAGATGGTTACTTCAAGCCGCCAGGCAAGACGAGTGGTTGCGTAAGGTGGAGCCAGAAATTAGCTTTTACGGTTTTCATGCCGAGGGAGTTTCTCTCAACCAAAATTTAGAACTATTCAAAATCTTGGAAAAGGCACATGAAAAATCGACAGGAAACAGACTGACTTATATGTCTGCTACCGCTACCACTGATATCCGTTTCTATCATTTATACTATAACATTCCGGCCACCTGTTACGGGCCGATAGGGGCCAATATGCATGGTGCCAACGAATGGGTGGATCTCAACAGTGTGAAGCAGGTTACCAAAACATATGCAGCTTTTATTCTCGATTGGTGCGGGGTTAGAACTTAGGGAGAAAAAACTTAGGTAAGAGGTTTTAAAGAGGGGTGAATACCATGAATTTCGATGTCTTCCTGTTGTTCTTTAATGCTACTTTAACCACCGTTCTTTCAGCAGTGATTGTCATTTGGATTCTAAGGAAACAATACTTGCCTGTAATTAAACGCCTGGAACAAGAGCAATCTGATCTGACACAATCGACTGAGGACAAACCTTCTCAGACTCACTTTCATCAATAAGGGGGAAATTTAAGGGATGACTAATCTAATATTTGCTATCTTTTTAGCGTTTTATATGATTGTAGGTGGTTTGATTGCCCGCTATGTCAAAAGTAAAGATGATTTTTACATTATGGGTGAAAGAGGATCGACGCTCTTAATTGTGGGGACATTGGCAGCCACATATCTGAGTGCGGTTACCTTGTTGGGGATTGCAGGGATTTCTTATGCCGAAGGTCCACTGGTAATTGCCACTCTGGGTTCTTTCGGGGCCTGGATTGGCACCTTGCTGGCTGTGATCTACGTTGGCCGGAAGATGAAAGCCTTAGGCTGCCGAACCATGCCTGATTTTTTTGAGCAGCGTTTTAAAAATAAAGCGGTTAGTACAATTGCTGTCATTATCATGATTATCGGGTTGTTAGGTTATGGAGTGATCCAATTAATCGGAGCGGGGCTTGTTCTGGCTGAAATTACGAATATTTCCTTTCCGATGCTGATTGTGCTGTTTACCATTGCACTACTTATCTTCTGTGCATTAGGTGGCATGTATGGCGTTGTGGTAACGGACACACTGATGTTTTTTAACATGTTGGCTATATCAGTTATTATTGCCCCCATGATTATCGGACAGTCTGGATTTGCCCAAATGAAAGCATTAGCTGATACTATTCCTTTTTATTGGACACTGGGAGGAGCTGAACAAAGACCTCTGGGTTGGTCTATCTCTCAATTTTTGGTCTGGATTTTGTTCTTCACATGTATTCCGGCACTGGTGTCAAGAGTTTTCCCGGCCAAAAATGATTTTGTACTCTTAAAAGCAGCCGTTATTGGTGTCTTCTTTGCCCCCTTTATGCAAGTGCTTGTGTTTATTGCTGCAGGAGCCATGCAAGTCTTGCAGCCAGGTATTACACCAACTGACCGTGTCATGGTCGTTGCGTTTTTGGATTATGTCCCTCCTGTCTTGGGAGGGGTTGGCCTGGCTGCCCTGATGGCTTCCATTATGTCAACGGCATCCACTTTGTTTGTGTTAACTGGTTTCGCTTTGGCAAGGGACCTGTATGAAAATTTATTTCAAAACAAACTAACGGAAGCAGAAAGCCTGCGAGTAGGCCGTTATGCCCAAGTGATTGTGGCCATCGTGGTATGCATTATTGCTATTATGCGTCCTTCAGCCATTTACTGGATTTCCATCTATGCCGGAGCGATTTTTGCTGTGGGCTGGTTGCCTACGATTGTGGCCGGCTTGGAATGGAAGCGAATGAACAGCAAAGCAGCCATCGTCAGCATGGTGGCAGGTGTGACCAGCTTTATTTCCATCTCCGAATTGGCCAGTCGGGGTATCATCACATTACCGGTTCACATTGATGCGCTCATGATTGCCGTCGCCATTTCTGTAGTTTCTCTCATTGTCACCGCTATAGTGACCAAACCGACAGAGCACGAGCTGAACTATTATAAACACATGAAACAAACAAGTCTTGCTAAAATAACCATTGAACAGATTTTAGCTCAGCCCAACGGCTTGAACAAACTGAAAAAGGAATATCAATCCACTTTAATCATCGCCATAACATTTGTCATTATAGCTGTAGTGATCTGGGGCTACTTCTTTGTTATGTTAGGGTTATAGACAGATCGTATTGTGAAAACTTCCAATGGTCAAATTTTGCCTTTCTGCTGTTTTCATATTCAGTTATCGCTTCAAATGTTTGAAAGCCAGTGACAATTTCTTTTTTTGTCACTGTTAAAGGCTGAATCATACAAATGACTTCACTGTTTTTGTTGCAGAAGTTTACTTTCATTGATGTCAATCCTTTCGAGCATTAGTATGTGATTAAGAACGATAGATTTATGGTGTATTCGGCATGGGCGCCCGACTATCTTATAAAACAAGAAGCCATCATGTTACTCAAGAACCAATACACCTATCTGCTGAAACACCCATTACCGTTGATTGAAAATGGTGCATCGTGAAGGAAAAGAATGTCATTATTCTCACGAATTTATTTGGAACGGAGCACGCAAGAAATCATGATTTGTATCGCATTTGCTGGTAATGAACTCGTTTTCAAATGGATGAAGCAGCACTTAACCACAAACATATGTTTGGAACCAGCAATGCTGACGTGTACAACCAAATTCGCGCTGTTCTCATTACTTTTTGTCTGTCTGTGCTATTACAGTTTAGAGTTTGACATCTCGGAAGGCTTCTCATCATTCAGAAGTTCCTGTAACGGAGTCGGGAAGCTTCGCTTAAGTTCGCTGCAGTTCTTGTCCATTTAAAACATTGCTTTGCAAATCGGTTTTTCATATGAAATCTTTATTGATGAAGGAGGAACGTTTAAATGCAGAATGTGCAAAGAAAGTTTATTCGCTTAAACACGGAAATCCCCGGTCCGAAAGCGAAGGAACTGTTGGTAAGAAAAGAAAAAAACGTCCCCCGGGGGCCGTTTAATACGGTCCCATCCTTTGCGCAAAAGGGAGAAGGAGCTTTGTTGACGGACGTCGATGGAAACACCTTCATCGATTTCGCGGGAGCGATCGGCATGTTGAACGCCGGCCACTGCCCGCCGAAAGTCGTGAAGGCGTTAAAAGCGCAGATCGAGCAATACATTCATCCTTGTTTCCACGTGATGATGTACGAACCGTATGTGCGATTGGCGGAAAAATTGAATGAGATTACGCACGGCACGCACGCGAAGAAAACGTTTTTCCTGAACAGCGGAGCGGAAGCGGTGGAAAACGCGGTGAAAATCGCCCGCAAATATACAGGAAGAAAAGCGATCATTTCCTTCGAAAGAGGGTTTCACGGCCGCACGCTACTGGCGATGTCGCTGACGAGCAAGGTGAAACCGTACAAGTTCGGATTCGGTCCTTTCGCTCCGGATACGTACAAAATGCCGTATCCTTATTATTATCGCGCTCCCAAAGGGATGACCCCCGAGGAGCTCGATCAGGAGCTTTTGCGCCGTTTGGAAGATTTCTTCCTCGCCGAAGTACCTGCGGAAGAAGTAGCGGCGATCATCATGGAACCGGTGCAAGGGGAAGGGGGATTCATCGTACCGTCGAAAACCTTCGTGCAAGGCGTGAAGCGGATTTGCGAAAAGTACGGCATCCTCTTCATCGCTGACGAGGTGCAGACCGGTTTCGGGCGCACGGGGAAAATGTTTGCGATGGAACATTTTGACGTCGTTCCGGATTTGATGACGATGTCGAAATCGATTGCGGCCGGATTGCCGATCAGCGCTGTGACCGGCAGGGCGGAGATCATGGATGCGCCGAACCCGGGAGAGATCGGCGGCACCTACGGCGGAAGCCCGCTCGGTTGCGTGGCGGCGTTGAAAGTGATCGAAATGATGGAAGAGGACGGCCTCGTCGAGCGGGCGAATGCGATCGGCAGGCAGATCCTCGAACGCTTCAAAAAGATGCAGGAAAAATATCCGGTGATTGGCGACGTTAGAGGGCTTGGAGCAATGTGCGCCCTCGAGCTCGTAAAAGATCCGGAAACAAAAGAACCGCATAAGGAGCTGGCGGGACGGATCGTTCAGGAGTGTAACCGACGCGGTCTGATCATCTTAGGATCGGGTCTCTACGGAAACGTCATCCGTATCCTCAGCCCGCTCGTGATCACCGACGAGCAATTGCAGGAAGGTTTGGACGTGTTGGAAGAAGTGTTTGCGGACCTCGTCAAAGCGTGATTGCCACGCATCAAGATAACAAACACGGGAGGCGTTTTGCATGAAGAGGAAGTTGTTCATCGGGGGGAGAGTGGGTAGAAGGGGAAAACTACTTCCCCCTTTCCTCTCGGTATTCCGGGGAACCGATCGCCGAAGTCCCGCAAGCAACAGTCGAGGAAGTGGATCGCGCGATCGAAGCCGCTTACCGCCCGAGGGAGACCATGGCGAAGATGCCGGCGCATGAACGAGCGGTGATTTTAGAAAGGCTCGTGGCTTTGCTGAAAGAACTGGAAGATGAAGCAGCGCACATCATCGCCACGGAAGCCGCCAAACCGATTTACGACGGCGTAAGGCGAAGTGGCCCGCACGATCCAAACGTACAAGTTTGCCGCGGAAGAAGCGAAACGGATCCACGGGGAAACGATTCCTTTGGATGCGGCGCCGGGTGGGGAAGGAAGAGTTGCGTATACG
This genomic interval from Caldalkalibacillus thermarum contains the following:
- a CDS encoding ArgE/DapE family deacylase, with translation MSGQTSASVVERVFRAVDDLWEEEVAFLQRLGRYPSTLGNETAIQRFLADYFARELHLEVDQFIPDPKQLATHPGYSPVEWSYANRPVVVGKWRAQGPKTGKSLILQGHVDVVSPEPVSLWDYDPWGSTIEGERMYGRGIMDMKSGIAAFIYAVKAIQQAGVELGADLLLKTVIEEECTGNGTLATLEKGYKAEGALIPEPFGPRALKAQVGVIWVRVKVKGLGAHVERADRAVNAIEKAYVLIEALKQYRAYINNLPKHPDFQDHEHPLNVNVGVIRSGDWPSNVPAECTFEARIGFYPGIDPQQVKDDVKRWLLQAARQDEWLRKVEPEISFYGFHAEGVSLNQNLELFKILEKAHEKSTGNRLTYMSATATTDIRFYHLYYNIPATCYGPIGANMHGANEWVDLNSVKQVTKTYAAFILDWCGVRT
- a CDS encoding sodium:solute symporter family protein; amino-acid sequence: MTNLIFAIFLAFYMIVGGLIARYVKSKDDFYIMGERGSTLLIVGTLAATYLSAVTLLGIAGISYAEGPLVIATLGSFGAWIGTLLAVIYVGRKMKALGCRTMPDFFEQRFKNKAVSTIAVIIMIIGLLGYGVIQLIGAGLVLAEITNISFPMLIVLFTIALLIFCALGGMYGVVVTDTLMFFNMLAISVIIAPMIIGQSGFAQMKALADTIPFYWTLGGAEQRPLGWSISQFLVWILFFTCIPALVSRVFPAKNDFVLLKAAVIGVFFAPFMQVLVFIAAGAMQVLQPGITPTDRVMVVAFLDYVPPVLGGVGLAALMASIMSTASTLFVLTGFALARDLYENLFQNKLTEAESLRVGRYAQVIVAIVVCIIAIMRPSAIYWISIYAGAIFAVGWLPTIVAGLEWKRMNSKAAIVSMVAGVTSFISISELASRGIITLPVHIDALMIAVAISVVSLIVTAIVTKPTEHELNYYKHMKQTSLAKITIEQILAQPNGLNKLKKEYQSTLIIAITFVIIAVVIWGYFFVMLGL
- the gabT gene encoding 4-aminobutyrate--2-oxoglutarate transaminase, producing MQNVQRKFIRLNTEIPGPKAKELLVRKEKNVPRGPFNTVPSFAQKGEGALLTDVDGNTFIDFAGAIGMLNAGHCPPKVVKALKAQIEQYIHPCFHVMMYEPYVRLAEKLNEITHGTHAKKTFFLNSGAEAVENAVKIARKYTGRKAIISFERGFHGRTLLAMSLTSKVKPYKFGFGPFAPDTYKMPYPYYYRAPKGMTPEELDQELLRRLEDFFLAEVPAEEVAAIIMEPVQGEGGFIVPSKTFVQGVKRICEKYGILFIADEVQTGFGRTGKMFAMEHFDVVPDLMTMSKSIAAGLPISAVTGRAEIMDAPNPGEIGGTYGGSPLGCVAALKVIEMMEEDGLVERANAIGRQILERFKKMQEKYPVIGDVRGLGAMCALELVKDPETKEPHKELAGRIVQECNRRGLIILGSGLYGNVIRILSPLVITDEQLQEGLDVLEEVFADLVKA